Proteins encoded together in one Glandiceps talaboti chromosome 11, keGlaTala1.1, whole genome shotgun sequence window:
- the LOC144442498 gene encoding sodium/hydrogen exchanger 1-like, with translation MGRLTRPSILLLLLILLPVVIVTTEIEYGHLNETEGEGEEEEEIEGVILAEWNWEYVEGPMVITLFVLVAGVAKIGFHHAGILSSIFPESCLLIVLGIIAGVIAYLTKGSQLFIFSSRTFFLFLLPPSVLESAYSLHDRTFFGNLGSILLYAVVGTICNCFLIGPALYAISEAGWYGHGYSLTLIECLTFSALVVAVDPVAVLAIFQEINVNHVLYFLVFGESLLNDAVTVVIYRMMVAFLGMPSVPASQIGLGVLSFFIVSLGSLALGILCGVLSAVITKYTSTVRVVEPLAIIGIAYLSYLLGELFEFSGIISMIACGLMQANYSFANISHKSHTTVKYFMKMLASTTESIIFLFLGLVLVSDDHIWNTPFVIFTIVFCLVFRYIVVIILTFFINRFKYARKIGWEEQFIMGYGGLRGAVCFSLVMLIDEHEFPLKNMLVTTTLAVIIFTVFIQGITVKPLVKCMRVHLADEHKTTMVEELQSNVNSFMMAGVEEIVGHKGENYFRVWWDSIDEKYLKKWLQKEPQTRDIQIMLRYEKITIGEHIATVDAVIHGIRGSAEHLKRIESNLHKDVPSYSYVSNGETSREPVEQVEILKEPHPTDMKKWLVSNPSETLRQNKFDRNAMHDENQDLQHHLHRRTKQVHKQIALSKSIAKSRQSSIMLKQPTHDYAVAMDNISPTFSLTEEGEDFETAV, from the exons ATGGGACGGTTGACAAGGCCATCGATTTTACTTCTACTCCTCATCCTGCTTCCTGTAGTTATCGTTACCACTGAGATTGAATATGGCCATTTAAATGAAACAGAAGGAgaaggagaagaagaagaagaaattgAAGGTGTTATATTGGCAGAATGGAACTGGGAATATGTGGAAGGACCCATGGTGATAACGCTTTTTGTCCTGGTAGCTGGTGTGGCAAAAATAG GTTTCCATCATGCTGGTATCCTATCTTCCATCTTTCCCGAGTCATGTCTATTAATAGTGCTAGGAATTATTGCTGGTGTCATTGCATA TCTTACCAAAGGCTCTCAGCTGTTCATCTTTTCATCAAGGACATTCTTTCTGTTCCTCCTGCCTCC CTCTGTACTGGAATCAGCTTACTCCCTACATGACAGAACATTCTTTGGAAATTTAGGATCAATTTTACTTTATGCTGTTGTG GGCACAATCTGTAATTGTTTCCTAATAG GTCCAGCTCTATATGCTATATCAGAAGCTGGCTGGTATGGACATGGTTACTCATTGACATTAATTGAATGTTTGACATTCAGTGCCTTGGTTGTGGCTGTTGACCCTGTTGCTGTCTTGGCAATATTCCAAGAAATCAATGTCAATCATGTTTTGTACTTCCTTGTGTTTGGTGAATCTCTACTCAATG ATGCAGTGACTGTGGTCATTTATAGAATGATGGTTGCATTTCTTGGTATGCCATCAGTACCTGCTTCACAG ATTGGACTTGGTGTGTTGTCATTCTTCATAGTCAGTTTAGGAAGCCTTGCATTAGGAATACTATGTGGTGTGTTATCAGCTGTTATAACCAAGTACACCTCAACTGTTCGTG tggTTGAGCCGTTAGCTATAATTGGTATTGCATATCTATCGTACCTTCTTGGGGAGTTATTTGAGTTTTCAGGCATTATATC tatGATAGCGTGTGGTTTAATGCAAGCCAACTATAGTTTTGCCAACATTTCCCACAAGTCGCATACTACAGTCAAGTATTTCATGAAGATGTTAGC GTCTACAACTGAGTCTATAATATTCCTATTCCTGGGCCTAGTTCTTGTGTCAgatgaccatatatggaatacaccatttgtaatatttacaatCGTATTCTGTCTTGTCTTCCGATACATAG TTGTCATCATTTTGACATTCTTCATCAATAGATTCAAATATGCTAGAAAGATTGGTTGGGAAGAACAGTTCATTATG GGTTATGGCGGACTGCGAGGTGCTGTCTGTTTCTCACTGGTGATGTTAATTGATGAGCATGAATTTCCACTCAAGAATATGCTTGTTACTACCACATTGGCAGTCATCATTTTTACTGTCTTTATACAG gGTATCACAGTCAAACCATTGGTCAAATGTATGAGAGTTCACCTAGCTGACGAACACAAAACTACCATGGTAGAGGAATTACAGTCAAAT GTTAATAGCTTTATGATGGCAGGTGTGGAAGAAATAGTGGGACATAAAGGAGAGAACTATTTCAGG GTATGGTGGGACAGTATTGATGAAAAGTATCTAAAGAAATGGTTACAGAAAGAACCACAGACCAGAGATATTCAAATCATGCTACGATATGAGAAGATTACCATTGG TGAACATATTGCAACTGTAGATGCTGTTATACACGGTATTAGAGGTAGTGCTGAGCACCTAAAGAGAATAGAAAGTAACTTACATAAAGATGTACCATCCTATAGTTATGTCAGTAATGGTG AGACATCTAGAGAGCCTGTAGAACAAGTAGAAATCCTTAAAGAACCACATCCTACAGATATGAAGAAATGGCTAGTCTCAAATCCAAGTGAAACG ctgcGACAAAATAAGTTTGATCGTAATGCAATGCATGATGAAAATCAAGACTTGCAACATCACCTCCATCGTCGCACAAAACAAGTACATAAACAAATCGCATTGTCAAAGAGCATTGCCAAATCACGACAATCATCGATTATGTTGAAACAACCTACACATGACtatgctgttgctatggataatATCTCTCCAACTTTCAGTTTAACAGAAGAGGGAGAAGATTTTGAGACTGCGGTGTGA